AGGGCTACGACCCTGCTTTGCTAAATTGGTCAATTGACCGACAAATTCATCCGGAGAACTCGGGTTCGCCTCAACGAGATTTCGACCATATTCGGCCTTAAACGGCACAACCCCTTGGCGATACATGGCCTCATTAAATGAGCTGTCGAATTTAGGCGCCTCGGTATAGACCACCGCTGGGTTACTGGCCAACGCTAACGGTGCAATTACAGCAACTATGGCGCAGGCGATCGATTTTAAGTTCATATTATTTTTCTCATTAAGGAGTTGGTACAGCCACGTCAATTTACATCCATGCATTTTATCTCAACGACCTTGTCCAAAGATTGACCGATTATACAGTTATTTCGACGATATCAAAAACAATGCAAGACAGTATTGAGAATCGTCAGTCTTTTGTGAGTTTTTTACATCGGACAGATGATTTCACCTGTCTCAATCTGATTCCAGTTCTTAATCGACACCCGATCAAACCTCTCTAATTGACCACGATCAACATGATCTGTAGCGCCGACCTTGTGCAACAAGGCTGTCATTACAGATTCAGCGCCACGAGTTGCGCCATCTTCACATTTTAACGCTATAGCTAATTTGAGATCTGGAATAGCGGCTATATAGACGCCTTCGGCACCCACTTTCAAAAACACTCGCTGGCCTAAAGCTTCCATCATTTCTGTGCAATATCGCTTTGTACCTGCGACCATGAACGGGTTATTCACTACCGCATTGAACATGGTTCTACACGCTTTTTGTCGCTCAGCTGAAAGATTAGAAGGATCTGCAAATTTTGCAAAACCTAAGGCTAAGTTGAACAAAGGCATCGCCCATGTAGGTGCAGAGCAACCATCGGGAGAATGCGGCAACGTTGAAAAGTCTATTTCACACATTTGCCCCATAGTGTCTGCAATGGTTTGCTGAACATCGTGCTCCACCTGTATGTAACCTTTAGAGTCTACGTTTAGTAGCTTTGCCAAACCCAACATACCGGCGTGTTTACCCGAACAGTTATTGTGCAAGTTATTTGGCGTTTCACCTTTACCTGCAAGTTCATAACCTGCTTCAACAAACATGGGCCAATGGTGCCCACATTCGAAATCTTTCGGCGTATGCCACAGCTTAGCTAGCATTTTCTGTACCGTTTCGGTGTGTCTTTGCTCGCCATTATGTGAAGCACCTAAAATAGCGATCTCTTGCTCGGTAAAATCGTATTTTTGCGCACCGCCTCGCTCTAAAAATGCTAAAGCTTGCAGCGCTTTAATGGCACTGCGCGGATACACCAATGGTTCCATATCGCCCCAAGAGTGGAGCGTTTCACCCGAGGAGTTTACAATAATTGCTTTAATTTGGTGCGCAGATTCGGTAATGCCACCGCGTTTAACCTGTACATTGATAGCAGGGTGGTTCATAAGGTGAGGCTCCATTGATTTTGGCTTACCTTAGTACGCATTAAGCCGTTAAATCAATCCTTTCACCTTTAATGACGTCTTTGAATCGCCTACTA
This window of the Reinekea marina genome carries:
- a CDS encoding asparaginase, translating into MEPHLMNHPAINVQVKRGGITESAHQIKAIIVNSSGETLHSWGDMEPLVYPRSAIKALQALAFLERGGAQKYDFTEQEIAILGASHNGEQRHTETVQKMLAKLWHTPKDFECGHHWPMFVEAGYELAGKGETPNNLHNNCSGKHAGMLGLAKLLNVDSKGYIQVEHDVQQTIADTMGQMCEIDFSTLPHSPDGCSAPTWAMPLFNLALGFAKFADPSNLSAERQKACRTMFNAVVNNPFMVAGTKRYCTEMMEALGQRVFLKVGAEGVYIAAIPDLKLAIALKCEDGATRGAESVMTALLHKVGATDHVDRGQLERFDRVSIKNWNQIETGEIICPM